From a single Apium graveolens cultivar Ventura chromosome 2, ASM990537v1, whole genome shotgun sequence genomic region:
- the LOC141693812 gene encoding uncharacterized protein LOC141693812, whose protein sequence is MRNIAACYSEHAVNVSNSYCSGLSNRATFSPNLIPSIQDAVTCIYRVKLCSQHRLLITLTWCTSLMDQGFTITLVEDPSSPFKFNTRRLYLHNIKGTKSFKSTNSKVEIFWDLSSAKYDAGPEPVRGFYIAVFVNYELSLLLGDMEDEPEVKKLMCNVPMSKFSFVSRSQHFSGGAVYSTKAQFFSTGTCHDILIKCFVQEKGQKNSILSVSIDNKNVVQVKRLQWNFRGNQIIFIDGCLVDMMWDVHDWFFNRKLGYAIFMFRPRSGLDSRLWLEEKKVEEHNEQEKAGFTLLISACKNPD, encoded by the coding sequence ATGAGAAACATAGCAGCCTGTTATAGTGAACATGCAGTTAATGTTTCGAATTCTTATTGTTCTGGACTATCCAACCGTGCCACATTTTCTCCGAATTTGATCCCTTCAATTCAAGATGCAGTCACATGTATCTACAGAGTCAAGCTTTGTTCACAGCACCGGCTCTTGATCACCCTCACCTGGTGCACTAGCCTCATGGACCAAGGGTTCACCATTACTCTCGTTGAAGACCCGTCGTCTCCTTTCAAATTCAATACCAGACGTTTGTATCTGCATAACATTAAAGGCACGAAAAGTTTCAAGTCAACAAATTCCAAGGTTGAAATCTTCTGGGATCTTTCTTCTGCTAAGTATGATGCCGGGCCTGAACCAGTCCGTGGGTTTTATATAGCGGTTTTTGTCAACTACGAGCTAAGTTTACTTCTTGGAGACATGGAGGATGAACCAGAAGTGAAGAAACTCATGTGTAATGTGCCTATGTCAAAGTTCTCATTTGTCTCGCGAAGCCAACATTTCTCAGGTGGTGCAGTGTATTCAACTAAGGCTCAGTTCTTCAGTACCGGCACATGTCACGACATATTGATCAAGTGCTTTGTACAAGAGAAGGGACAGAAGAACTCGATACTATCGGTTAGTATCGATAATAAAAATGTGGTTCAAGTAAAAAGATTACAGTGGAATTTTCGAGGGAACCAAATAATATTCATCGACGGTTGTTTAGTAGATATGATGTGGGATGTCCATGACTGGTTCTTTAATCGAAAATTAGGATATGCAATATTCATGTTTAGGCCAAGGAGTGGATTGGATAGTAGGTTGTGGTTAGAGGAAAAGAAGGTGGAGGAGCACAATGAACAAGAAAAGGCTGGCTTCACTTTGTTGATATCTGCTTGTAAGAATCCTGACTAA